The Rattus norvegicus strain BN/NHsdMcwi chromosome 9, GRCr8, whole genome shotgun sequence genome contains the following window.
cattttaattccaTAGGGGGAGGAAGGAACGGGTCTGACTACAGATGCCCAAGAGGCCATGGGTCAGATTCTAGTAGAGTTAAATTTACAAGAAGTTGTGCACTgcttgatgtggatgctgggtacTGATCAatcagttctctgcaagagcactatACGCAGTCAATGGCTAAGTCACCTCTCCAAGCCCTTATTAGGTATTGAATAGGAAATAAACACAGGTTACTTACTGTTATGCACATGTTTATTAATCTGGCATCCTTAGAAAAGGGTCATTGATGGTGTATGTTGTCCTAGCTAAGCATCTATGACATAACCAgtaagaaagaaagcaggaaaagtgAAAAGAATGTAAGACTGGGGGATGGCCCAGTGCTTAAGAACAAATACTGATCTTTTAGAAGAGCCAAGTTTAATTTGCGGCATCCATATACAGTTCATGgttacctgtaattccagctctggggAAGGTGATACCCTCATCCGGCATCAGTGGGCACCCACGcacactgctctctctctctctctctctctctctctctctctctctctctctctctctctctctctcccccctatACATAAACGGAATTCctttaaacaaagagaaaaggaatgttTATTCAAAAGTATCTGTAGAAAGACAATATATGTTTTAATTAAGCAGTCAGGTTATACTTAGGGCACTTGATTTGATTTGAGAGATGTTTAACTATGGCTTCTTATTTACAGGGAAAGAGCACCGaagaaaagcaagacctaaaaTCCAGCCAAGAGATTCTCTGACTTTAATACCACCTGCAACTAACTTCATGGGGCTCTTCAGAACAACACACAAGACCAATGTTTCCCacaacattttttcattttcatctggAATTTCATCAGATATCATAAATGTATCAAGACCAAGAATAGTGTTTTTGAAAAACCTTGGGAAAGGTGAACAGAATGCCAACCCAGAGCCTGCAGAAAGCtaataattaaaagcaaaaggCATTTGAAACATGAAATGATTCTTTACTGGTCTTTCTCAAAGCAGATATTTATTGCGGTAAAAATACACAGCATCTTCAGGGGATGAAATTTGTGTTGTTGTTTGAATGGAAGTTATTTATATTAATACTGAATAGATTTTCTTCCCAGAGTTTCATATGGAATTTAACCGCACGTCAGGTATTGCctgaaaaaaattagaatttcTATGTAGAATGCCTGTACTTATACCTATAATATTTATCAACTGTCATGAGTAgaataatacatattatatatatatatatgtgtgtgtgtgtgtgtgtgtgtgtgtgtgtgtgtatctatatatctaaaaTACGTCTCAAGAGTTAGAAACATTTTTGAGTTGATATGCTGAGTTAAGAGCCCACATATTAACACTTACAACACTTCAGCTGTCAAATACTTATCAATGTGTGAGACTTCTGAGAGACCCGAAGTGTACAGTGTCTAAATATTCACAGGAGTATCGGGAATCACTGCCCATAAGGTACACGGGGAGAATAATTCAAATACACGGAAACTAGAGTGATCCCATTATCTACAAGGGGTACCTTTTCTTTGCATCTGGAAAACAAAATCCCTAAACAAACTAGaatttaaaagaacacaaaacatacacaccaTAAAAGCACAAAAGTGGAAACCACAgtatacaagcaaaagaccagtaaaacaaaacaaaacaaaaaatgtccaAACTAAGGCATGAGGCCCACCTAGCCTTATGTGGGGTttatatacccagtgagactccattggagaaaaatTGTTCATTGCAAGAAGATGTCAGTTACGCCAGCTTCTTAGTTAGAGATGGGAGTCTATGTCCACTCTCATATCTGAGGACTACGGCCCGATCTGGCTTGAGACTGTGCGGGCCCTGTGTGTGCTGCCACATCCCTGAGGTCATATGTGCGTCAGTCCAGTTGTGTCTGGGGGCCACCATTTTCATACCTGCTGGCTCTAACAAATGTTCTACCTTGCCTCTGGAGAGCTCCCTGAACCTTAAGCGGAGGATGTCCTCAATTCATAGACTATTTTTTATCATTTGGTTGTTTCAAGATTATAGATAAGAAAAGCGTCAAGATAACATCCTGAGCTTTACCGGGTGGAACCATATTTAACCAAAGATCTGGGCGATTCATGCGAGAGGTTTGCTGAGATTCAAACCAGTGTAAGCTGTACAGTGAGTTCTACACATACCTGAGCTAGAGTGAGGCTGTCCCAAATGAATGtattcataataaatattttggtaaattttcttccataatttatgTGTACTGATAGTAGTATCCTTAGGAAACTACAAGTAGTTAATTCATAATTACATACAAAATGCAAATCCAAATGTAAGACGTGAGTTCAGGAACTAGTTGTTGCTTTTACTTGTTATTTCTTCACTCTCACCATGTCTTCCAACAGCAATCTAATGACCAAGAACACAGAGGTACTGTGAGGAAAGGCTATTTCCAGACactctattttttaaaaggaaaataggaGAGCATAACAAAATTGAACGTATCTATGGAactttctgagaagaaagttAGCTTAAAACAGGACTAAAACTAGAGATGTTTCCATTCGAATCAAGAATGGTGGCTACACAGCTGTAATTCTACTCTTGAaatgctgaggcagaaggatcaagagaGTTGAAGGCCAGCATGCTATGAAGTGGGCCACCTGAAGAAGGCTTTCTTCTATGCTAAATTTTATCTTTACATTATGGCTTTTCAATAAAACCTGTTACCAGAGTTTAGAAAGTGCACAAATTTAACAAAGTGTTTGAGTGCAGAGGACATATGGGACATATGAACATCTAGTGGCAAAGTCAGTGGATATAAGTAGCTTTAAGAAAATGGAGattactaatttttaaatttaatctttgtcttccacatgtgtgcctggtgcctgtggaggtcagaaaagggtgttggattccctagaactgaagttatggatagttttgagctgccatgtgggtgttggggtcCTTTACCAAAAGTATAAAAAGTAcgcttaacaactgagccatttccttaGCCCAAGATGCACTGTACTTATAGCCCCAAACAGTATGAAGTTACtttactcagaaaaaaaatccaatggcaAACTTCGTGTCTGTAACACCAAGTTTCAAACAAACCTTTCTCAtctcatttattttcatcttaGTAAATACAATTAAATACATTAAAGAAGTCagtgtagggttggggatttagctcagtggtagagcgcttgcctagcaagggcaaggccctgtgttcaatacccagctccaaaaaaaaaaagaagtcagtgtACTGTAGTCAAAAGCTAACTTCTATTCTTCTAATTTGAGAAATGGGGAAAAGATATCGAATCCATGACAAAAGGTCAGGAATGACAAGAACTACTACTTTCTCCCTGAGGattttctttctctacctgccAACATTAGTAAATCCTTCATCCTTTGATttcattgctttttctttttaataataaaaaagctaTTCTTTTGCAAAACTATAACATGCAACTATTATTGTATTTGGGAAGAAAAGGAACTTTTTTGTTTAAAGAGTCTTGGATctagagagataactcagtaGGTAAAGGACATACCTTGCAAATATAGTCccaagtttaatccccagaaaTTATGTAACATTGGAGGCATGGCAGTGTAACCTTATAATTCCAGTGCTTGGGTGGTAGAGACAGAGGATTCCTGAGGCTCCCTGGGGCTCCTTGGGCAGTCTGTTCCAGTGTTATTAGCAAAGCTCCAAGACAATGAGAAATCTGGACTCAAAGGAGACTGACAGCATTCCTAAGTGTGACACCTGGATTGTGAACCTTTCCTTGCTaccgtgtgcacacatgcatgggttcacttgcacatacatgtgcccctccaagactacacacacacacacacacacacacactcacataaaaatTTTGATGCCTAATGAATATATTTAACATAATAATACCAAAACcttaaaacttaattttattgtttaaaatattaCCTGTAGAGACCTTTACAGTCACAAATCAAAGTGTCATTTTTAATCGTGGTACTTTTATGGCAGCTTCTGCAACTTCTCTGGATATGTCTATTCCGAGAGGACATCTGCATAAAGATCAGAGGTCACATAACTTTATACTTGCTTCATAACCTATCAGGACTTGTGCATATCACCTGCTTGTAGTTTGGAAAACAGTGGGAGTGATGAAGAGTGAGCACAGGTGGTCATCTTTCCACATATACAAACCAGAGCAATGCATAACAataccttattcttttttttttcttcttcttcttttctttttttcggagctggggaccgaacccagggccttgcgcttactaggcaagcgctcttccactgtgccaaatccccaacccacaataCCTTATTCTTAAGAAACCTTAATTTTGAGGTATACTCGCAAATTCTACTGCTTCAAAGTACTGTAAATTAGTAAGCTTACATCAAAATGAACGCTAGGGATATGTAGTTAAATGGTTCAATGGTAGAGTATATTTTTAAGCGCCAATTTGGATTTCACAAATTATCAAACAACAAaactacaaataaaaaaaatctttaaaatgaaacataaacAACAAAAGATGCCATAGACAATAACATTTTACAAAATGGTATCAGTATTTTAACATAAAATAGCGAGTCTTCATTTGTTCATATTTTCACGGGTCCCTTGGTCTCCATGACTTTTCAGAGTTCACAAGCTGGTCTGTCCTTTTCAACTTTCCCTTGCACTTTTAGACTGGAGAGCTTTTCACCTCTCTCTCATGTTGTCTATTCTTCCTCAGTAAGTAAAGTGAAACCATAGACTTCCACTTTTCTAGGATATTGCTCAAGGTAAGACTTTAAGCTGACCACAGCTGAACAGAGCCATCATGTCCAGCCTCGACACTGCTACAAGGGGGAACAACTGGACCAGGCAGTATCATCTGATGTTAGGCTGCCATGTGAAGTGATTCCTTGAGACACTACCCTAAACTCTGGTTATTCACAATCCACAGTAGCAATTGGTAGTTCCTGCAGCACAACTCTCTGGTGTGGACAAGTTCAAAATGTCAGAAGAAACAAGGGTCAAATATAACCCCGTCAAGTTATGAAACGTAATTGTCCTCTATTATTCCCTGACTAACTTGGACGGAACTTGATACCAAATTAAAGATCTTTGCTCTTGGAACTACGGTTTGAGAGAGGAAACAAAGCTTACAGTGAACAGTTGCCTTCTGGcttattttcttctattcctgTAGGATCACATCTGTAACCCAGCCTCTTACCTGAATGTTATCTCCAAGCTTCCCTGAAGACTGCTAACACACTAACTGTCCTTAGATAATGTTAGACATCACAAAAGTACCACAAATGGAGATGATTTCTCATTAAGAATATTTAATGTATGCCTGACTGTACGCATGTACACCGTCTGTGTGCAGGAGCACATGGATGTCTGGATGTTGGCTCCCCTAGAACCAGAGTTAAGtgggctgtgagccactgtgtgggtgctggaaacagaatccaggtcctctgtaagagcagtaagaactcttaaccacgaaactatctctccagccctggtaaGAAATAAGACAATGTATTATCTTTATTCATGACCTACAGAAATAGGCCATAACTCATATATagcttgttaatatttttataatttggaTCTATAGCGGAAATATTTATCAATTATTTATCAACTACATTCATTGAAACCATTAATCTTCCTTAAAGAACCACCAGAACTTCAAcaaaaactttatatatataaaaaaatactcATCTACTTCTTTTATGGTTTGTATAAGCATGATACTACATACTTTGGTTCGTATCGGATGTCTTCTACATCATGTAAAATGCCCAAGCCAGCACGTAATCTTTCAATTCCATTCCTAAATgataaaaattattgaaaaaacaTCAATAGCCTTACGATTTAAGGAAAGACAACTGAGTAGGAGATGACTAGTCACACAAACACAACTAAATCACATACATCCTGGGCTTACCATGCAATCATGATACCATTGTCAGTGCACAGTCTCGGAGGGGGACACAACAAAGTGCATTGTGTTGCATTTGCTACAATTTCCAATGCTCTTCGGATGTACAAGTTACTTGCAACACCTCCAGACACAACCTGAAAATATTGGGACGATGAGTATTAATGGCTGTCACATATAGTTATAAACCAGGCTGTTATCTAAAACTGGGGAACAAAACCAGCTTCGCCCAACAAGAAACTATGACATTTGGGGTTATATAATAAGTGATAGATTTGCATAATAGAAATTTGGGAATCTTAATCACAATTTTAATGCCAACATGCATTCATTTAAGGTATTTCCTTATTACTAGAAGTGTCTCTGCAACATTTGCAATCATAATATACCAATATTTTAGACTGCATTTTGTGCTTTTGTTAGTCATTGAGCTACTCAGCTCTTAAGAAACCGTTatctttaatattaatatttttaatattccaCTTTCAATTTCcaaaatgtatatatttcattAGTGTATAATTTTCAAAGTAAGATTTAAGATCTATTAAGTATGAAGAATATCAAGACTTGTAAACACATTTAAAGGGATTTAATTAAAAGAAGGAAGATGGCAGTCTACTTTACTAAAAATAGTAACCACAGTGGTCATTCTGATTTCTTTACTATTCAGAAAGTACaataaaattcagagagaaatgtagcctgggatttttttcttatacAGGCTGTAGATATGCCCCATAAAGATGTTACGTctatattgttttcattctgtATTGTTCTACGTTGTCTAGTATGAGCCAAGGACCAACTCATCCTAAACTCGAAGTTACCCGGTTCCTGGGGAAACCAAACTGGAACGTACACTATTACTACAAGGGAAGAGGGCAAAGCTTACTAATACTGCGTTAGCTGGAGATAGCAAATTTTTCTGCTGGCAAAACAGAATAGCACGATGTGTTCTTTTCGCAAGGTGGCACGCTGTTGCGTGCTGTACCGCAGCAGCAATGTCTGCGGCTGATGACAGGATTTGCCCCTTCTCAAtgccttcttctttttccttgtgTGTTATTAGCTTATCGGTGACATGTTGAAGTCCCgtaaaagaaaaatcacagttcTTAGCATTCTGCATGGGTGGATTGATAGTAAAGTGGAATCTATTTCCTTCTTTGGCCAAATGTTCTATAGCTTTCCCACCACTCATTGTAGAACATTCTGGATGTTTGATTAAAGAAAGTCTTCTTGCcacctattaaaaacaagcatttaaaattttttcatataatatattttgactataaattattaagaaaaaaattatccaatattGACCAAGTCAGTTTCAAACCAGAAGAGATATAGGGATGGTTCAAAATATACAAGTCAATACATGTAATAAGtgacattaagaaaataaagatacaatataaaattttatatatatatatatatatatatatatatatatatatgtatctccaTCCTAGGATACACATTTGAAAACTGTAAGATATAAAGATAATGAATTCACGAGTTCCTTCTAAAATCCTGGATGACTATAGGGAGTCTGCTAATTTCAGGGATCAGGCAACTCTTCTCTCCAGAAAACTGACCAGCAGGGTCCAAGTACTGCTTCTCTAGTCTCTCTTGTACTGGGATTGGAAAATTAAAGTTGAGATGGTTATTTAATGCtgaactttaaaaataagaatctggCTGGCTGGTAGTGgcccatgcttttaattccagcattggtgaggcagaggccagcctggtctacagagccaagactatacagagaaaccctgcttcaaacCCAATAAACAAGTGAGtcatctgtctatcattttaTCTATGGCGGTAGGTTCCATACTACTAAAAGTTGTTGTGATGTTTAGCAATAAAGCACTTAACATTGAGCATCTGAGTTCCATGTTAATCTTCTCTTTTCCCTCGTATGATCTCACGATATGTAGCCCCAGTTTGTCTTAACCTCACCATGCAGACAaagtaggccttgaactcaccgcaatccacctgcctctgcttcccacatgCTGTCCCTAAATCTCTGAATACCTTTATATTCTTGCAGCATGCTAGTTTCCTAAACACTTTCACAAGAAGTGTTTGACTAAATATATATTGATACCTGCAAACTAATTGAGCTTTTACATATAAATGTAAAATTCTTATTATTTCATTAAATGGCTAAATTTATTTGGCAATAGTGGTCACTCACACCACTGTCAGCATatgggaggctaaagcaggaggatcattgtGAGTTTTGAGTCTAGCACGGGTCACAGAATGACACCTATCTAAAGAAAAAGAGTTCAAGTTCTTACAACTCTTAGGGCTTTtcgttgttattgttttgttttcctctttatggagccctggctgtcctggagctcactatgtacaccaggctggcttcagactcagagtTCCGCATGCctcttgcctcccaagtgctaggattaaagatgtgccccACCACGCTTAGTCACAACTCTTGACTTTTAAGACAAGACATTGCTGCATgacccaggcttgccttgaagcCAAGGTTGGGCCTTGAATTTGAAGTCTACATTGCTACCTCCACCAAGCCTTTggcaatgatttttaaaaatagttttttaagTCTACTTATGTAATGCTCTTATTTGCCTGGATGAGTAGTCTGTAGGCTGGAAAGAGGcaacagaaggaaaggagaacaacctctggaagagtaccTTGTCAAGCATGTCGCCTGGCGCTATGTCCAGGGACTTCCCGAGGAGCAGAAAATCTGAAACACTCTGAACTAACGCCAACAGGCAGTGGCCTCCAGAAATCAAAAGAACTAAAAAAGGAAATCCGACTTTGTGGGTCAGCCTAATAGTCAGCGCGTGAGCCTCCATGTGATGGATTGGGATAAATGGCTTTTTAAACTGATTTACTAGCTGTACGCTAAAGGATAAGCCAACCCCCAGGCTTAGGGCCAGTCCTGGTTTGATGGTAGTTGCAATTGCTGAGAGGTCGCTTGGGGAGACCCCACTGGCAGAAAGAGCTTCTTCTACTATTCGCTGAATATTTTCTCTGTGAAGCTGTTGAGCGACTGGAGGAACAATCCCACCtgttctgaaacaaacaaacaaacaaaagagagacaGCTTTTAAAAGACTAGGAAAGGAAATGTTACATTTGAAGGCATTTTCCCCATGAATCGTTGTATAAGACTGATAAGAGTTCGATACTATTGCAGACTTTTCATGCTGTGTTCAAAACCCCTGTGGTTTACTTCTCATTAATGATATCACCAGAAGAACACTCTGAAACCTTTCAAAGAGGTCATGGACAAAGAAAGGACCGGCTAACCCGTTAGTTCAAATCAATATTTTTGAGGAGAGAATTTCAGAAATTAGTGCAAGAGTTATTTGTCTGAAGTAACTGTATACTAAACTCGATAGGACAGTAT
Protein-coding sequences here:
- the Osgepl1 gene encoding tRNA N6-adenosine threonylcarbamoyltransferase, mitochondrial isoform X3, with amino-acid sequence MLMLSKTAGAIPRPPRSNVRGFIRRFNVQPRALFHHKLVLGIETSCDDTAAAVVDETGNVLGEALHSQTEVHLKTGGIVPPVAQQLHRENIQRIVEEALSASGVSPSDLSAIATTIKPGLALSLGVGLSFSVQLVNQFKKPFIPIHHMEAHALTIRLTHKVGFPFLVLLISGGHCLLALVQSVSDFLLLGKSLDIAPGDMLDKVARRLSLIKHPECSTMSGGKAIEHLAKEGNRFHFTINPPMQNAKNCDFSFTGLQHVTDKLITHKEKEEGIEKGQILSSAADIAAAVQHATACHLAKRTHRAILFCQQKNLLSPANAVLVVSGGVASNLYIRRALEIVANATQCTLLCPPPRLCTDNGIMIAWNGIERLRAGLGILHDVEDIRYEPKCPLGIDISREVAEAAIKVPRLKMTL
- the Osgepl1 gene encoding tRNA N6-adenosine threonylcarbamoyltransferase, mitochondrial isoform X4; its protein translation is MLMLSKTAGAIPRPPRSNVRGFIRRFNVQPRALFHHKLVLGIETSCDDTAAAVVDETGNVLGEALHSQTEVHLKTGGIVPPVAQQLHRENIQRIVEEALSASGVSPSDLSAIATTIKPGLALSLGVGLSFSVQLVNQFKKPFIPIHHMEAHALTIRLTHKVARRLSLIKHPECSTMSGGKAIEHLAKEGNRFHFTINPPMQNAKNCDFSFTGLQHVTDKLITHKEKEEGIEKGQILSSAADIAAAVQHATACHLAKRTHRAILFCQQKNLLSPANAVLVVSGGVASNLYIRRALEIVANATQCTLLCPPPRLCTDNGIMIAWNGIERLRAGLGILHDVEDIRYEPKCPLGIDISREVAEAAIKVPRLKMTL
- the Osgepl1 gene encoding tRNA N6-adenosine threonylcarbamoyltransferase, mitochondrial isoform X1, producing the protein MLMLSKTAGAIPRPPRSNVRGFIRRFNVQPRALFHHKLVLGIETSCDDTAAAVVDETGNVLGEALHSQTEVHLKTGGIVPPVAQQLHRENIQRIVEEALSASGVSPSDLSAIATTIKPGLALSLGVGLSFSVQLVNQFKKPFIPIHHMEAHALTIRLTHKVGFPFLVLLISGGHCLLALVQSVSDFLLLGKSLDIAPGDMLDKVARRLSLIKHPECSTMSGGKAIEHLAKEGNRFHFTINPPMQNAKNCDFSFTGLQHVTDKLITHKEKEEGIEKGQILSSAADIAAAVQHATACHLAKRTHRAILFCQQKNLLSPANAVLVVSGGVASNLYIRRALEIVANATQCTLLCPPPRLCTDNGIMIAWNGIERLRAGLGILHDVEDIRYEPKAGEIVSWLRVLTALTEDLDSVSSTHTVAHSPLNSGSRGANIQTSMCSCTQTVYMRTVRHTLNILNEKSSPFVVLL
- the Osgepl1 gene encoding tRNA N6-adenosine threonylcarbamoyltransferase, mitochondrial isoform X2, producing the protein MLMLSKTAGAIPRPPRSNVRGFIRRFNVQPRALFHHKLVLGIETSCDDTAAAVVDETGNVLGEALHSQTEVHLKTGGIVPPVAQQLHRENIQRIVEEALSASGVSPSDLSAIATTIKPGLALSLGVGLSFSVQLVNQFKKPFIPIHHMEAHALTIRLTHKVARRLSLIKHPECSTMSGGKAIEHLAKEGNRFHFTINPPMQNAKNCDFSFTGLQHVTDKLITHKEKEEGIEKGQILSSAADIAAAVQHATACHLAKRTHRAILFCQQKNLLSPANAVLVVSGGVASNLYIRRALEIVANATQCTLLCPPPRLCTDNGIMIAWNGIERLRAGLGILHDVEDIRYEPKAGEIVSWLRVLTALTEDLDSVSSTHTVAHSPLNSGSRGANIQTSMCSCTQTVYMRTVRHTLNILNEKSSPFVVLL